TTGTTGAAAAAGCAGTATGTCGGGAATTCCGACATACTGCTGAGGACGGTAAAGAATATAGGACAAAGTTCTATATTCTGGATGCGATCATTGCGGTTGGATATCGCGTCAATTCAGAACGGGCGACCCAATTTCGTCAGTGGGCGACGACAATTTTACAAGATTTTGCCATTCGCGGCTATGTATTGGACAAAGAACGGCTAAAAAATGGAGCATTTTTCAATAAGGAATATTTTGACGAGTTGCTTGCTGAAATCCGTGAAATTAGAGCAAGCGAACGTAAATT
This genomic stretch from Veillonellales bacterium harbors:
- the rhuM gene encoding RhuM family protein, translated to MSNEKKVQIRNSTAEFLIFSKQAGEDSIEVRIADETVWLTQKVIGVLFEKGRSTITEHLRNIFETGELVEKAVCREFRHTAEDGKEYRTKFYILDAIIAVGYRVNSERATQFRQWATTILQDFAIRGYVLDKERLKNGAFFNKEYFDELLAEIREIRASERK